From Methanothermobacter tenebrarum:
AACATTTCAAGATCGGCTGGAGCATCATATGGTGTTAACGCGGAAGTCGAGGAAATGAGGAGGGTTATAATGGATATTGGTAGAACCCCTGCTATGAGGGATACGCTCTATAGGAAAATACAACCAGTCACTCAACCCTATCTATGATTATCCTGTCACCTTCCTCCACTTCCTGGAAGATTTCAAGGTTTTCTATGATCTTACCTATATGGTTAACTTCAGAATAGGGTTGACTTGACCCGAAAAAGATACAGAAGGCATAACCTGGAGGCCAATAGGATATATCACCTATAGTAGCCTTTTTGGATGGATTCTCATATTCTATGGTTAATGGTATGTCAAAATAGACCTCTTCAAGCCATATGAGGGCTCTGCCCTCTAATGGCAGATTATCATAGATGATCTGAGCCGTTTTAGGGTTTCTATCATCCAATTTTCCAATCGCATGGCCTTTCCCTTCAACTTCTATCTTGATCATCATCTTTCATACCCTCCCAGGGGACTCTCCCTTCGCAAGTTTGGAAAGGGGGGCTTCTTATCTCAGAAAAACTTCCTTTTAATTTTTTTGTGAACTGTTTCCTGGAAATTAGGGGGTTGCCGTCGACAGGCCTAGATTAATGGGGACATTTGAAAACTCGCCTACGGAATCCTTTTATCAAAGGGGGTGGTTGAAATTAAACTTTTCCCATTCTCTAATTATTTGAACACCACTTGAGGTTCCTATTCGATCAGCTCCCGCTTCTATCATGGCAAGCGCGGTTTTAAGATCTCTTATACCACCGGAGGCTTTAACACCCATATTTTTCCCTACCACGGATCTCATCAGTTTCACATCCTCTAAGGTGGCTCCTTTAAGCTTGCAATAAGCGGTTGATG
This genomic window contains:
- a CDS encoding cyclophilin-like fold protein → MMIKIEVEGKGHAIGKLDDRNPKTAQIIYDNLPLEGRALIWLEEVYFDIPLTIEYENPSKKATIGDISYWPPGYAFCIFFGSSQPYSEVNHIGKIIENLEIFQEVEEGDRIIIDRVE